In a single window of the Nicotiana tomentosiformis chromosome 8, ASM39032v3, whole genome shotgun sequence genome:
- the LOC104109596 gene encoding uncharacterized protein, whose translation MNQNAQYGNTYNPNWRNHPNFSWGGNQDIRPQANYNRPPQPPQQAEESLTDMMKKLLIDNQQLRTEFKNLERQFGKMANNPSDIEPNPKAQVNAVTLRNGRELEEVPQKMKYTSSTEGELVPKPVEENKKENKGSDPEIETRLPPPFPQRQQKQKDDDMYKKFLNILRQVHVNLPLVEVLQEVPKYARYLRDIVANKRRHTEFETVALTEECIARVQSKLPPKLKDPGCFTIPLSLRKQEVGRALCDLGASINLTPSSLFKKLGLGVLRPTTITLQLTDRSLVMPEGIIEDVLVQADEEVPIILGRPFLATGGALIDVREGKLKMRVGDEEITFNVYKALKLPKLYENLCMITAVELKGIEQSPYANCSDSDETSELEEVVLQAECVRMIEKRARDEKGDLLRACKKARLNGRKKKRKHPT comes from the exons ATGAATCAAAATGCTCAATATGGGAACACATACAATccgaactggaggaatcatcctaacttctcttggggtggaaatcAGGATATCAGGCCTCAGGCGAATTACAATCGTCCACCTCAACCCCCACAACAAGCAGAGGAGAGTTTGACTGACATGATGAAAAAGCTCTTGATAGACAATCAGCAATTGCGCACAGAATTCAaaaatctagagaggcagtttggGAAAATGGCTAACAATCCGAGTGATATTGAGCCTAATCCTAAGGCTCAAGTCAATGCGGTTACCTTGAGAAATGGAAGAGAATTAGAAGAAGTTCCACAGAAAATGAAGTATACATCTAGTACTGAAGGAGAATTAGTTCCTAAGCCAGTTGAGGAgaataagaaagaaaacaaagGATCAGATCCAGAAATTGAGACAAGGCTACCACCTCCGTTTCCACAAAGACAGCAAAAGCAAAAAGATGATGATATGTACAagaaattcttaaatattttgaGACAAGTGCATGTTAATTTGCCTTTGGTGGAAGTTTTGCAGGAAGTGCCTAAGTATGCAAGGTATCTTAGAGATATTGTGGCAAACAAGCGAAGACATACAGAGTTTGaaacagttgcacttactgaagAGTGCATTGCTAGAGTTCAGAGTAAACTtcctcctaagttgaaggatCCTGGATGTTTCACAATTCCTCTCTCTCTTAGAAAACAAGAAGTTGGTAGAGCCCTGTGTGATTTAGGGGCTAGTATAAATTTGACACCATCCTCTTTGTTCAAGAAACTTGGATTGGGGGTGCTTAGACCTACTACAATCACTTTACAGTTGACAGATAGGTCACTAGTTATGCCAGAGGGAATTATTGAGGACGTGTTAGTTCAA GCAGATGAGGAAGTACCCATTATTTTAGGGCGACCATTCTTAGCTACTGGTGGAGCGCTTATTGATGTTAGGGAAGGAAAGTTGAAGATGAGAGTTGGCGATGAGGAAATTACTTTTAATGTGTACAAGGCACTTAAGCTCCCTAAGCTTTATGAGAACTTGTGCATGATTACTGCGGTAGAACTGAAGGGGATAGAGCAAAGTCCTTATGCGAATTGTAGTGATTCGGATGAGACAAGTGAGTTGGAGGAGGTAGTGTTGCAAGCTGAGTGTGTAAGGATGATTGAGAAAAGAGCCAGAGATGAAAAAGGAGATCTTCTGAGAGCGTGTAAAAAGGCTAGACTTAAtgggagaaagaagaagagaaagcaCCCAACCTGA